One part of the Camelus dromedarius isolate mCamDro1 chromosome 33, mCamDro1.pat, whole genome shotgun sequence genome encodes these proteins:
- the IL36G gene encoding interleukin-36 gamma isoform X1 has protein sequence MSPEAQIFYPCPHRYQDNPLRVGNWKGSTHGGHHTAAVDKPQTVDISDLSQQMWVLQGQSLVTVPRNNRVASVTATIVPCKYPEALEQGKGTPIYVGIENPEMCLCCEDIGGQPTLQLKEQKIMDLYNQAKPVKPYLFYHTRMGRTSTFESVAFPGWFIASSEKGQPIILTSDLGTTHNTAFNLDFKTQTQPRGGN, from the exons ATGTCTCCTGAGGCTCAGATCTTCTATCCCTGTCCCCACAGGTACCAAGACAACCCCCTTAGGGTAGGCAATTGGAAAGGCTCTACCCATGGAGGACACCATACAGCAG CAGTGGATAAACCTCAGACTGTGGACATCTCTGACTTGAGTCAGCAGATGTGGGTCCTTCAGGGTCAGAGCCTCGTGACCGTCCCACGGAATAACAGGGTGGCTTCAG TCACTGCCACTATTGTCCCATGCAAGTATCCAGAGGCCCTTGAGCAAGGCAAAGGGACTCCCATTTACGTgggaatagagaatccagaaatgtGTCTGTGTTGTGAGGACATCGGAGGACAGCCCACCCTGCAGCTGAAG GAGCAGAAGATCATGGATCTGTACAACCAAGCCAAGCCTGTGAAGCCCTACCTCTTCTACCACACCAGGATGGGCAGGACCTCAACCTTCGAGTCCGTGGCCTTCCCTGGCTGGTTCATCGCCTCCTCCGAGAAAGGCCAGCCCATCATCCTCACATCGGACCTGGGGACAACGCACAATACTGCCTTCAATTTAGATTTCAAGACTCAAACTCAACCTAGAGGTGGCAACTAG
- the IL36G gene encoding interleukin-36 gamma isoform X2: MKPRRAGYQDNPLRVGNWKGSTHGGHHTAAVDKPQTVDISDLSQQMWVLQGQSLVTVPRNNRVASVTATIVPCKYPEALEQGKGTPIYVGIENPEMCLCCEDIGGQPTLQLKEQKIMDLYNQAKPVKPYLFYHTRMGRTSTFESVAFPGWFIASSEKGQPIILTSDLGTTHNTAFNLDFKTQTQPRGGN, translated from the exons ATGAAGCCACGCCGGGCTGG GTACCAAGACAACCCCCTTAGGGTAGGCAATTGGAAAGGCTCTACCCATGGAGGACACCATACAGCAG CAGTGGATAAACCTCAGACTGTGGACATCTCTGACTTGAGTCAGCAGATGTGGGTCCTTCAGGGTCAGAGCCTCGTGACCGTCCCACGGAATAACAGGGTGGCTTCAG TCACTGCCACTATTGTCCCATGCAAGTATCCAGAGGCCCTTGAGCAAGGCAAAGGGACTCCCATTTACGTgggaatagagaatccagaaatgtGTCTGTGTTGTGAGGACATCGGAGGACAGCCCACCCTGCAGCTGAAG GAGCAGAAGATCATGGATCTGTACAACCAAGCCAAGCCTGTGAAGCCCTACCTCTTCTACCACACCAGGATGGGCAGGACCTCAACCTTCGAGTCCGTGGCCTTCCCTGGCTGGTTCATCGCCTCCTCCGAGAAAGGCCAGCCCATCATCCTCACATCGGACCTGGGGACAACGCACAATACTGCCTTCAATTTAGATTTCAAGACTCAAACTCAACCTAGAGGTGGCAACTAG